Sequence from the Ferroacidibacillus organovorans genome:
TGCGGTGGAGGAGGCAGGCGCTGACGCAATCTCTCTTATCAACACGCTGATCGGCATGAAAATCGACATTGCCCGCCGCGCGCCGCTTTTGGCCAATCGCCAGGGCGGTCTCTCAGGGCCTGCAATCAAGCCGATTGCCGTGCGCATGGTGTACGAGGTCACCTCGCATGTGAAGATTCCGGTTATCGGTATCGGCGGGATCACAACGGGTGAGGATGTTGTGGAATTTTTGCTCGCAGGCGCACAGGCGATCCAGGTGGGGACGGCCAATTTCACGGATCCGTTCGCGTGCAAAAGAATCATTGAGGAACTACAAGCGTACTGCGAGGAGGCAGGCGTTAAGGATATAAACACTTTGATCGGAGCGGCCAATCCCGACGCGAAAGGGCGATTTTTGTGAGCGAGCAGCATGTTGTCGATGTGCCGATCTACGTTGCGCTCGACGTGGAGAATCGCCGACAGGCGTTTGAACTTCTCGAGAAGCTGGGTGACGCTTGTCGCTACGTAAAAGTAGGGCTTGAACTGTATCTCGCAGAGGGTCCCGCGCTCGTCGAAGCGCTTGTCGCGCGCGAATTGTCGGTTTTTCTTGATCTCAAACTCTTTGACATCCCGAATACGGTGGCGGGTGCCGTCAAGAGTGTCGCGTCACTCGGCGTAGACATGCTCACGATCCACACGTTGGGTGGTGCTACGATGCTCGAAGCCGCCGCGGAGGCGGCTTCGAGCAGGGCTTTGCACGCGCTGTCAGGCAAGCCGCTGCGCCTGCTTGGCGTCACCCTTTTGACGAGTGTGGATGACGCAGGGATAAGGCAGATGGGGCTCTCAGACGATCCTCTTTCTGCGCATGTTTTGCGACTGGCAGGAACTGCACATGACGCCGCGCTGCACGGTGTGGTGTGTTCTGGCCACGAAGTGGCGATGGTCAAGACGCGCTATCCTGCACTCTCTGCGCTCGTTCCAGGCATCCGCTTGGGCGGTGAATCGAAAGACGATCAAGCGCGTGTTGTGACACCGGGTTACGCGGTCGCACACGGTGCTGATTATCTGGTGGTGGGACGTCCGATCACGCGGGCGCCAGATCCGCATGAAGCGCTACTCGCTTTTTTGCAGAACCTAAAAGGAGGAAGTCAGGATGTGTGACAATCGCCTGAATAACGAGGATGAAGCGCGTCAGTTTGCGCACGCCATGCTTTCGATCGGGGCGGTGACGCTCTCGCCAAACGCACCCTACACGTGGAGTTCAGGGCTGCGCTCGCCGATTTACTGCGATCAGCGGCTCACGCTCTCTCATCCGCTCGTGCGCAGCCGAATTGCGGACGCGTTTGCAATGCGTCTGAGCGTGCGTTACCCAGACGTCGAATTGATCGCGGGAACGGCGACAGGGGGAATCGGACACGCCGCAATTCTTTCGGATCGTGTTTCGCAGCCCATGGTGTATGTCCGCTCAAGCGCCAAGGGGCATGGAAAACAAAATTTGATTGAAGGCAGACTGCTTCAAGGTACGCATGTCGCAGTCGTTGAAGACACCGTTTCAACAGGGGGCAGTGTGCTTCACGCAGTCGAGGCGATCCGCGAGGCAGGGGGTCACGTCTCTGTTGTATTCACGATTTTTTCCTACGGGTTTCACGTCAGCCAAGAGGCGTTTGAGCGTCTTGGAATCAAGCTCGAAGTGCTCACCGACTTTTCGCATGTGATTGAGGCTGCGCAAGAGAGTCGTGTCATTCAGGAGCAGGACGTCGAACTGCTGGTTCGATTTCAAGAAAATCCAAACGCATATTCTGAGGCGTTTCGTTAAATTTGGCGGTCAATCTATGAACCTACGCGATTTCGCTCTATAATAGAAAAGGAGAGATGGAGAAGTTCTCTCCTTTTTTCTTTGCGGAATTGAGGGATTTCATGTCGACCGGCTATGAAGAGATTGTCATCAATGAGCGTTACAGCATCATAAACGGAAGTTATGCCATGTTTGGTCTTACAATCGTAGGTAATTTTGCCTCACTCTTTGTCATTGATGCGCTCCACGCAACGTCTGAAGAGGTTGCGCTCCTGACTTCGCTTCCGGCGTTGATGACCGTTTTGGCAACGTGGCTTGGCGCGGTGTGGCTTTCTCGCGTCAACAGCAAAAAAATGTTTTGCATACGGGCGACATCGGTTGCCCGCGTCTTTTATTTGATGATAGCGCTTGCCCCATTTTTTATTCGCGGCCCGTTTCTCGCCTTCTTTGTCGTTTTGCTTTTGGCAATCATGAATTTTCCGCAAGGTCTCAGTCAGCTTTCTTGGCAGTCGCTGATGGGGGATCTCATACCAGAAGATCGCAGGGCTGCTTTTTTTGGCGTCCGCAACCGCGTCACGACGATCATCGCGATGATTGCAACCCTCTTGCCTGGCCTGGCGCTTCAAGCATTTCCGAGTGACGCGATTCCCCCATACCAAGTGCTCTTTGTGCTGTCCACGCTGTTTTCCTTCTTTGAGGTATACTATCTCGTCCTTCACCGCGAAAACACGGAACGCCGCCCTGATGTTGTGCGTATCGATTTTCACGTGCGTGAGATGTTGAAGCCGTTTCGTCGCGCGCCCTATCGTCGCTTTTTGATTGCCTCTATGGTTTTTAATTTTGGGTGGCAGTTAGCCTGGCCGCTTTTTAGCATTTACCAGATTCAATATGCACACGCGACGGCGATTTGGATCAGCGCGTTTAACGTCGCGAGTCAGATTACGCAGATTCTCACGTTTACACTGTGGGGACGAATCTCTGAAAAGTACGGAAACACACTGGCGCTCGCTTTTGCCTGTCTCGGCATGGCGGCAACGCCCGTGATGACTGTCATTTCACAGAATCTGGTCTACCTGACGGGGTTGAATTTGATAACAGGACTGTTTGTATCAGGGATTAATCTGCTCCAGTTCAATCATCTGTTAGAAGTAGTTCCCAGAGAGGATCGCACCGCGCTTATCGCGCATTTTAATGTGATTATTGGAATCATGGGAATCGTCGCGCCGCAGATCGGTGTCTTTCTGCTCGGCAAGATCCACATGGATCCGGCAATGTGGGTGTCGACGATCCTGCGGCTTGCAGGGACGTTTATCTTCTTTTACTTGATCCGCTTTATCAAGCGCTCCAAACGCGCCGCTGACGCGGCAGATCATGTCTAAGATGGGATCGATCTGGAAACCCTAGGGAGAAAGAGTAGCTCCATTTGAGGGTGTGTTGTTTCGTTGCGAAAACTCATCGTTCATATCCTGGGTTCGCTCTTGATCATCGGACTCGTCTTTTTTTTCTCGCCCAAAGCGTTCGTTGGCGACACGGATACGGCGCGCAACTATCTGAGTACCATCGTATCCTGTCTCTCCACGATCTTTGCGCTCTGCATTTCCATTGCGCTCGTCGCGATCCAACTGACGGCGAGCCGCTATACGCATAGGGTGCTCGACATGTTTTTAAAGATGCCATTTAATGCATCGCTGATTCTCTTTTATTTTGTGACGATCATTCAGAGTCTTTTTTTGCTCTCGCGCATTACGGAACCGATTCACATGACGCTGCCGGCCATGCTTCAACCGCAGATGAACGCAGACATGATCCTGGTCGTGTTTTGCTTTATCATTTTGATCATTTACATGTACGCCGTCATGAAATTGTTAAAACCGGAACAGATCATCGACAACATCCAGTCAGAGTTTCGCACAGCCGTGAAAAAAAGAAAGACGGCGGAGGCGCTGATTCGCGTGGAGCAAGTGTGCGATATCGCCAAGCGGGCGGCCGTGGACATGGATTCGACGACGGGGACTGCCACCGTGCGCACGCTGATGCTGATGGCCAGTTTGGGAGATGTGCAGATGCGCCAAAGCGTTGCGCGTCAATTTGTCGAGATTGGCTCTATCGCCGCCAAGGAGCGAGAGAGTGGGATGCTCATCTCGGTTCTTCACGCACTGCAAGAAATGGGAACGAGACACCTGGATGACGGATGGTATGAGGATGCAAAACGGGTGGTGGAAGCCTTGCGGCAGTTGACGCGCTCAAGCCTGATCGGACAGGATCAACTCCCGTATGTGGAGGAGGTTGTGGAAAATCTCTTTCGCATCGCGACTACCTCCTTGACGCACACGGGCGAAAAAAAAGAAGCGTGCGCAGATCTCTTGGGCGAGGTTGTTACAACCATGAAAGCGATCGGACTCGATGTGCTCGCCCGCGATCGCGCAGGGTTGTCTTATGTGATGGAGGATTTGATTCCGCTAAAACTTTTGCAACTGCGCACGCTGTCGTCATCCGCAGGGCTTTCGGTGTATGCCGAGCGGGTTGGGCGGCATGTGCTGCTAGCGCAGGTGGCCATGGTGAGCGTATCACTTCTTGACGCGCCGCAAAGAGCGTTTACGGCGCTTTTATGCGCGCTTTATCATGACGGCGAGCCTGAGCGCTCTGGCAGCGCGCGCGCCATGGCGCAGAGTGAACTGGTTCTGCTGTGCGCCGCACTCGCGCGCTACATGAAGCGTGAAGATGTGGTGAAATTATGCCTGCCGCGTCTGCTGTCATGCAATGTGCGCGAGAGCGATTGGACTTGTGTTGACCGCGAAGAGCTTTCCCGGCTGTTTGATTTTGAGGATCCATTTTATTTCATCGCAAGCATCTGCGAATCCATCCGCCTTTGTCTGCCACTCACGGTCTCAGCGCCACGCTAGGCAGATCCGGGAAAGGCGGCTGAGCGTTTTAGGATCTCTTCTACTTGCTCTTTAGTATAGCGGACGGCAAGCGTTGACTGGCCTTCAAAGATGACAAAGCCCGGTCGCGCTTTGTTGGGCTTGCGCAGGAGCTTGACTGGCAGCCAGTCGACATCGGCGCGCAGTGCGTCGCGCAGGCTGCTAAAATGCGCGGCAAGGATCGCCGCCTCAAACAATGCCTGTTCAGATGGCTCTGCATCATGCAGAATGACGTGTGAGCCGGGGGCGTTTTTCACATGCAGCCAGATGTCCGTCTTGCGTGCAAGACGATGTGTCATCACGTCGTTTTCACGGTTGTTTCGACCAACCCAAATAGGTGTCCCATCCGATGAGAGATAGACGGCGGGTGCCAGTTGCAGCTTCTCTTGTTTCTTGTTTGTCTTTCCTTTTTGGGGTTTTCCTTTTTGCGTGTTGCTTGGCGCAGGCATTCGGAGATAGCCGGCTTCTCGCAACTCCATTTCGATAGAAGGAATCTCCTGCACAGTGCACACCGCTAGCTCGTGCAGCACTGAATCGAGATAAACGACTTCCTCGCGCGCTTGCGCGAGCTGTTCCCGCGTGATCTCGACCCCTTTTTTATAGCGCTGATAGCGTTTGAAATATGCGTTCGCATTGTCAAGCGGGGAGCGCGCAGGATCAAGCGGGATGTGTGTTGGCTCCTCGTTTTGATAAAAATTCGGCAGAGTCACTTCCTGCGTTCCTTTTTTTACTTCGTGCGGGTATGCAGTCAAAAGTTCTCCGGCAATCCGCCAGAAGTCTGCCTCGTGACTTCGCGACAGGACATCCTCAAACGTGTCAATGCGCGCAACAGCGCGTGCGCGCTCCTGTTTTGCCAGGCGCAGCAGGTGTGTCGCTTTGCTTCTGGCAATGTCGCTCATGGCTCGCTCGGCGTAATAGGCGTCAAGGCAGTCATTGACAAAAGAGTAGCTCACGCGCTCTCCTTTGAGGTGCTGGATCGGGAAGAGATAAAACGAGTCGGCGCGCTCCCGGCCGCCGCGCACGATAGTAGGAGACGGATGGACTGTCTTTTGCAGCGTATCAGCAAAGCGTAACCACTCTTCGTCGATCGTCGGCGTGTGTCCCCCATCTCCCGCGGGGTTGTAGGCCGCTTCTTTTGCAAAGAAGGGACTGATCCCTTCATATGTCGCGACGAGATGTTTTGCAAATGAATTCATGGTGTGCTCGCGGCGTGCAAGATAACCTTTGCGCGTCTCTTTTAGCGGATCGAACTTATTTTGCGCAGGTGGTGCGACGTACGGTCGCCCAGGCAGCACTTCGCGATGGCGGTTGACTGCCTGTGACAGGTGAACAATCGCATCAAGGATGAGTCCGTCGGGGCGTTCGAGCAGGATCAGGTTGCTGTGTTTACCCATGATCTCAAGGACCACCCGGCGCGTGACCTTTTTGCCAAGTTCATCGCGAATCTCCACGTCGATATGTGCGATGCGTTCACGCCCCACCTGTGACAGCGCAATGATTTTTCCACCCTCCAGGTGCTTTCGCATCATCGTGCAAAAGAGTGGCGGAAGCGCCGGACTTGGGATCTGAAAGCGTGTCGTCATGTGCATCCGCGGATATGAGCGGTTGGCAGAGAGCAAAAGCCTGTGATTGGTGCGCTCCACGCGTATCTGTAAAACGATATCGTGCGGAGATGGCTGTGTGACGCGATCAATGCGACCGCCAACCAGTGTTTCATTCAGTTCTTTCAATACGGCGTCTAGCACCAGTCCGTCAAACGCCATCAGGTATCGCTCCTTGAAATTGTTCGTGCGTAAATGACCCACGCTCACTTCCGCTTTGCACCGTGTAGATGCTGCGTCGATTGGGGTGATCGTCGCGCGAAAGGATCGTGGCGTTGCGCTGCCAAGGAATGACGTAGACTTCACTCCCAGGTTCGTAGACGACAGCGTCCCTGACTTCTAGTTTGCCTGTGTCAAACTTTGAGATCACATCGACGCCACCTGTGAGAGAGATCACATTCCCCGTAAAAAGTTTTGTGCGCGGATCGAGCAACAGATCAATGATCTGAGCCAAGTCACCCGCAACCGGGGCTGTTGCAGGCGAATCGAGCGCGCACGGATCGATGTCTTGTTCTTTGGCTGCGCCGCGAATGTCTCCGGGACAGATCATGTTGGCGGTAATCCCGCACTCGCGCTCTTCCATTGCGATACTGCGCGTGAGTGAGGCGAGCCCGACTTTGGCGGCTGCATACGCCGCTCGATAGGGCCAGCCGGGGGCCTCTTCAACGCGGTCAAAACCGATCGTCACGATGCGGCCAAACCCTTGTCTGCGCATGGTTGGAATCACGCGGCGAAACACGTGAAAGGCAGAAGTGAGATTGCCATCAATCATCTGTTGCCACTCGCTCAGATCATAGTCGGTCAGTCGCTTTCGCGAAAAAATAAAGGGTCCCGCACTGTGAATGACAGCGTCAAGACGCGGCGTATCGCGCAAGACGCGATCGAGCATGCCAGCGATATCGATAGCTTTTGTCATGTCTGCCTGGATTACGGTTACGCGGGCACCGTAGGTTTTTTCAAGCGTTTCTGCGAGCGTTTCGCAGGCTGTGCGCGAATGGCGATAATTCAAAATCAAGTCATAGTTCTGTTTGGCAAGATGGTGTGCAAACACGACAGCCAAACCTTTGGCGCTCCCTGTGATCAGGGCATATCTCCGCAACGAAATGCTGCTCCTTTCGCGTACGCGAACTCGCGCGCGATACTCATTCAAGTATACCAGACTATCCCACATCCGGGTGGGAATTGCTTTCTTTCACTCTCTGCATGATCGAAGCGGACAGCGCATAGCTTGTACGGTGAGGGGCTGCAGGAAAAGCAATTGGGTTTGCGCTCGCTTGGGCGTGTGTGAAAGGGTGAGTATCTCTTGACAGAAAAACGTACAGCGTGGCACACCTTGTCAGGCGATCAGGCACTTGCTGCGCTTGAGGCAACACAGGCTGGGCTTGATGAGAATGAGGTGGAAAAAAGGCGGTCGATCTTTGGTGAAAACGCGCTTCTTGAGCGCCGCCGGATCTCATTGCTCAGTGTTTTTTTTGATCAGTTCCGCAATTTTATGGTCATCGTTCTTCTGATTGCGACGCTCATCTCAGGTTTGCTCGGCGAATACACAGACGCCTTGACGATTATGTCCATTGTTCTGGCAAATGGCGTTCTCGGATTTTTTCAGCAGGTGCGCGCAGAAAAATCTCTTGCATCACTCAAGCAATTGACTGCGCCAGAGGCGCGGGTTATGCGCAATCGCGCAGTATCGCAGGTGCTTGCGACCGCACTTGTTCCGGGGGATATCGTTTTGCTTGAAGCGGGGGATCGCGTGCCAGCAGACTGTCGTCTTCTATCCGCACGTGAACTCGCAGTCGAGGAGTCTTCGCTGACAGGAGAGTCCGTGCCTGTGCAAAAAGACGAACGCTCTATTGCCACACCAGATGCGCCTCTTGGAGATCGGGCTGGCATGGTTTTTATGGGGACGATGGTGACGCGCGGCAAGGCGAGTGCAGTGGTCGTTGAGACAGGCATGGGGACTGAGATGGGGCGCATCGCCGAGTTGATTCAGACGAGCGGATCGACCCTTACGCCGCTTGAACACCGCTTGAATCAGCTTGGGCGAATCTTGGTCTGGCTGAGTCTTGCCATCACGATCATCGTCGTCATCGCAGGCGTTCTTCACGGCCACGCGCTTTATGAAATGTTTCTTGCAGGCGTAAGTCTTGCTGTTGCGGCGATTCCTGAAGGACTGCCTGCGATCGTCACGATCGCGCTCGCGCTTGGCGTCTCGCGGATGATTGAAAGAAAGGCGATCGTGCGCCGGCTCCCTTCCGTCGAGACGCTTGGGTGCGCCACGGTGATTTGCTCAGACAAAACCGGCACCCTCACGCAGAATCAGATGACCGTTAAGCGCATCTGGCTTGAGGGGGTCGCCTATCAGGTCGCAGGAGAAGGCTATCAGGCGAGCGGTCAAATCTTGCGCACAGACGGGTTGCGCATCGACCAGAACGCGCTCTTGCGCCTGGCGGATGTCGCGCGCGTCTGCAACAATGCGGCGTGGCGTGTGACAGAGGGGCATGTGCACGTGTCGGGGGACCCGACAGAAGTGGCGCTGCTTGTTCTTGCTGAAAAAATTGGCGGGACATCGAGCGTGCAACGCGTGAATGAATATCCGTTTGACTCTGAGCGAAAACGCATGAGTGTCATTGCAAGCGATGGCACCCGCTCCGTTGCCTATGTCAAGGGCGCGCCAGATGTACTGTTATCGCTTTGTACGCATCTCATGATGAATGGAAAGCGGCACCCGCTCACGCCTGCGCTGCGCGAGAAAATTGGCGGCGCACTCGCAGAGATGGCGCGCGATGCGCTCAGGACGATCGCCCTTGCCACGCGCGAAGTGCCGAATGACTCCGTTTCACAGGAACGCGTGGAGCGGGATCTCACATTTGTTGGACTTGTCGGAATGATGGATCCACCGCGTGAAGAGGTTGCCGCCGCGATTGTCGAGTGCAAGCGCGCCGGGATCAAAACGATCATGATCACAGGGGATCACCGATTGACAGCGGAGGCAGTCGCCGCGCGCCTTGGGATCTTGCCGCAGGGCGGACGCGTGATGACAGGCGCAGAGCTTGACCAGCTGACGGAGCGCGAACTTGAGGATGCAGTCAATCAAGTCTATGTTTTTGCACGCGTTTCACCACAGCACAAGCTGCGCATCGTAAAGGCCTTGCAAAAACGCGGACATGTCGTCGCGATGACCGGAGATGGCGTGAATGACGCGCCTGCCATCAAAAGCGCAGACATCGGCATCGCGATGGGCAAAAGCGGGACGGACGTGGCGAAAGACGCGTCGTCGCTGGTACTTGCCGATGACAATTTTGCGACAATCGTCGCCGCGATCGAAGAGGGCAGAAACATTTACGACAACATTCGCAAGTTTATACGGTATCTCTTGACTTCAAATGTTGGAGAAATCCTGACGATGTTTTTTGCGATGATGATGGGATTGCCGCTACCGCTGCTGCCGATTCAGATCCTATGGGTCAATCTTGTCACAGACGGACTTCCCGCCATCGCGCTTGGCGTGGATTCACCAGAGCCAGGCACGATGATGCGCCCGCCGCGCGCCATGCGTGAAGGAATTTTTGCGCGGGGGTTGGGGCGCCAGATCATTACGCGTGGCATCGCCATCGGCGTGGTCACACTCTCTGTCTTCGCACTGTCTTTGCATCTTGGCGTTTTGCTAAAGACGGCGCAGACGATGGCGTTTGCAACACTTGTGATGGCGCAATTGATCCTCGTTTTTGACTGCCGCTCTGTTTCCCACGGCATCCGCGAGCGTGGAATTTTCGGGAATCCATACCTTGTCGCGGCAGTGGCCATCTCTTTTGTGATGCTGTGGATTGTCATGTACCTTCCTACGCTGCAACCCATCTTTAAAACAGCGCCACTCTCGCTGGCTCAATGGGGAGGCGTTCTCTTTGCGGCTGCACTCCCGACACTCTCAGTCGGGGCGAAACGGGCGCGCAGACGACACGCGACGCGCGAAGGAACACACCACAAAGCGGCGTAATTCACTTTTTTAGCAGACTCCGCCAAAAGCAGGAGTCTTTTTTTGTGCGGCGGCAGGTTGGCGCGTGAGGTTTGTAAGACTGCAAAACGACTTTCTTCTGGCGCACGTGTCGTATAAAATAAAAAGATGCGTTTGTTCGATAGCAATGGATTGCGCAAGTGCCCATTCCAAAAAAGGAGACCGTAACTGCGTGAAGAGTATGACCGGATATGGCCATGCAGAAGGCATTTGGGGCAATCGTGTTTTTCTCATCGAGATTCGCTCGGTCAATCATCGCTACCTCGATGTGGTGTTTCGCTTGCCGCGAGAGCTGTTACGACTTGAGAGCGCACTGCGCGACCTTGTCAAAAACAGAGTAAACCGCGGACGTGTGGAGATTTATCTGAGCGAGCAGCCAAATCAAGATGAATCTGAAGAGGTTTCGATCAACGAGGGTGTGTTGAACGCCGCTTTCAGCGTGCTAAAACGCGCGACACGCTCGGGATTCGTCGATATGGAACCGCCTTCTGTCGGACACCTGCTCATGATTCCGGGATTGTTCTCCGTCCGTTCAACTGATGCGCAAACGTGCGCCGGGGATGATGCGCAACTTTTTGCGATTCTTGAAGAGGCGTTGCAGGAGTTTATCGCCCGACGTCGAACGGAAGGATTAGCGATAAAGGCAGAAATTCTGAGGTTTTTGGATCGCGCAACGTCGCTCCACGCGGGAATGAAGGGAAAGATTCCGGCGATAGAGGCGCTTGAGCGCGAGCGGATCATGGTTCGCATGCACGGAATTCTCGGAAGTTCGATGGATCTCGCGTCTGAACGCCTGGCAGTTGAAGTGGCGTATCACGCAGCGCGCAACTCGGTTGAAGAAGAGATGGCGCGGATTGAATGTCATCTCAGTGCGCTGCGCAGTCTCTGTCTTGAAGATGGCGCAGTGGGGCGGCGTATGGAATTTTTGTTGCAAGAGCTTCAACGAGAAATCAACACCCTTGGCGCAAAAGCGGCTGATTTACGGTTGACTCAAGATGTTCTAGAGTTGAAACATACCCTTGAACAATTGAAGGAACAGGTTCAAAATATCGAGTAGCTGATGAGAAAGTGCCGGAGGCGGGCTTGCGCAAGTGAGGGGAAGCGAATGTGAACGACAGACTGATTGATCTTGGATACGGCAGTTATGTTGCGTCTTCGCGAATCCTTGCGATCGTGAATCCAGAGTCGGCCCCGATCAAACGGTTGATCCAAGACGCGCGCGAACAGATGAAATTGATTGACGCGACGTTTGGGAAAAAAACGCGCGCGGTGATCATGGCTGACAGCGGGCATGTCATTCTCGCGGCGATTGAGCCGGAGGCGGTGACCGCCCGCGCAACGCAGGATCCAGACAAGGACGTGCATAAAGCGCAGGAGGCCGGGAATTAGACGAGCGCCGCGATGCGAATGAAATGAAAAAGGAGCAAAAAAAATGATTCTCTATCCGTCCGTCGATAAACTTCTCACACTCGCAGACAGCAAATACACGTTGGTCATTGCAGCCTCAAAGCGGGCGCGGGCGCTTCAGGAGGGTGCGGAACCTCGCGCGTCCATACGCTCGGGCCGCTATGTGAGCACAGCGCTGCGCGAGATTGAGATCAAACAGATCAGTTATGTGCGCACGCGCGAAGGATTGAAGTGAGCCTTGTGAACCCGTCGTCACTCTCCGGAAAAACGGTGGTATTGGCGGTCACGGGCGGGATCGCGGCTTATAAGTCTGCGTATCTCGCGAGTTCGCTCACAAAATGCGGTGCGCGTGTGCGCACGGTGATGACGCGCGGCGCCACACAATTTGTGGCGCCGCTTACCTTTCAAAGTCTAACGCATGAACCGGTGCACATCGACGTCTTTGACGAGCGTGATCCAGCGCGGATCGCGCATATTTCCCTTGCAGACGAGGCGGATTTGGTGATTGTCGCGCCGGCGACGGCTGATGTGCTCGCGCGTGTCGCGCACGGGTTTGGCGATGACATGCTGACGGCGATGCTTCTTGCGACGCGCGCGCCCGTCATCTTTGCCCCTGCGATGAATGTTCACATGTGGGAAAATGCGATTTTGCAGGAAAATGTTCAAAAGTTACGGGTGCACGGGTACTTGATCGCAGAACCGGGAGCAGGCCCGCTTGCGTGTGGATATACCGGCAAAGGCCGCTTGATGGAACCGGATGATCTTTTGGAGTTTTTGGAATGGGCAGCGACAGAGTCGCGGTATCAGGGACTGCGCGTTTTGGTGAGCGCGGGACCCACACGTGAACGGATCGATCCGGTGCGCTATCTCACCAAC
This genomic interval carries:
- a CDS encoding calcium-translocating P-type ATPase, SERCA-type translates to MTEKRTAWHTLSGDQALAALEATQAGLDENEVEKRRSIFGENALLERRRISLLSVFFDQFRNFMVIVLLIATLISGLLGEYTDALTIMSIVLANGVLGFFQQVRAEKSLASLKQLTAPEARVMRNRAVSQVLATALVPGDIVLLEAGDRVPADCRLLSARELAVEESSLTGESVPVQKDERSIATPDAPLGDRAGMVFMGTMVTRGKASAVVVETGMGTEMGRIAELIQTSGSTLTPLEHRLNQLGRILVWLSLAITIIVVIAGVLHGHALYEMFLAGVSLAVAAIPEGLPAIVTIALALGVSRMIERKAIVRRLPSVETLGCATVICSDKTGTLTQNQMTVKRIWLEGVAYQVAGEGYQASGQILRTDGLRIDQNALLRLADVARVCNNAAWRVTEGHVHVSGDPTEVALLVLAEKIGGTSSVQRVNEYPFDSERKRMSVIASDGTRSVAYVKGAPDVLLSLCTHLMMNGKRHPLTPALREKIGGALAEMARDALRTIALATREVPNDSVSQERVERDLTFVGLVGMMDPPREEVAAAIVECKRAGIKTIMITGDHRLTAEAVAARLGILPQGGRVMTGAELDQLTERELEDAVNQVYVFARVSPQHKLRIVKALQKRGHVVAMTGDGVNDAPAIKSADIGIAMGKSGTDVAKDASSLVLADDNFATIVAAIEEGRNIYDNIRKFIRYLLTSNVGEILTMFFAMMMGLPLPLLPIQILWVNLVTDGLPAIALGVDSPEPGTMMRPPRAMREGIFARGLGRQIITRGIAIGVVTLSVFALSLHLGVLLKTAQTMAFATLVMAQLILVFDCRSVSHGIRERGIFGNPYLVAAVAISFVMLWIVMYLPTLQPIFKTAPLSLAQWGGVLFAAALPTLSVGAKRARRRHATREGTHHKAA
- a CDS encoding YicC/YloC family endoribonuclease; translated protein: MTGYGHAEGIWGNRVFLIEIRSVNHRYLDVVFRLPRELLRLESALRDLVKNRVNRGRVEIYLSEQPNQDESEEVSINEGVLNAAFSVLKRATRSGFVDMEPPSVGHLLMIPGLFSVRSTDAQTCAGDDAQLFAILEEALQEFIARRRTEGLAIKAEILRFLDRATSLHAGMKGKIPAIEALERERIMVRMHGILGSSMDLASERLAVEVAYHAARNSVEEEMARIECHLSALRSLCLEDGAVGRRMEFLLQELQREINTLGAKAADLRLTQDVLELKHTLEQLKEQVQNIE
- a CDS encoding DUF370 domain-containing protein, which translates into the protein MNDRLIDLGYGSYVASSRILAIVNPESAPIKRLIQDAREQMKLIDATFGKKTRAVIMADSGHVILAAIEPEAVTARATQDPDKDVHKAQEAGN
- the rpoZ gene encoding DNA-directed RNA polymerase subunit omega, with the protein product MILYPSVDKLLTLADSKYTLVIAASKRARALQEGAEPRASIRSGRYVSTALREIEIKQISYVRTREGLK
- the coaBC gene encoding bifunctional phosphopantothenoylcysteine decarboxylase/phosphopantothenate--cysteine ligase CoaBC, encoding MSLVNPSSLSGKTVVLAVTGGIAAYKSAYLASSLTKCGARVRTVMTRGATQFVAPLTFQSLTHEPVHIDVFDERDPARIAHISLADEADLVIVAPATADVLARVAHGFGDDMLTAMLLATRAPVIFAPAMNVHMWENAILQENVQKLRVHGYLIAEPGAGPLACGYTGKGRLMEPDDLLEFLEWAATESRYQGLRVLVSAGPTRERIDPVRYLTNDSTGTMGYAIARMAWRMGAEVTLVSGPTSLPEPLGVSVVHVATASEMERAMIDRANDADVVIMTAAVADYRPETVLEKKFKKTQDTLSLALVKNPDILSQLRDHMKPRATLVGFAAETHDHELYARKKLREKRLDFVVLNDVLEPGAGFGTGTNRVTVYAADGGVTPLAQADKLTVAGLLLQLIRTGREV